Proteins co-encoded in one Hymenobacter swuensis DY53 genomic window:
- a CDS encoding DUF3298 and DUF4163 domain-containing protein gives MSFLSQSRPARLLRLLPAPLALGLLLTACNSGSDKSAADTSDAAVTAAPVVALTDSASWYQQFRGVLPGSTDSITVHLQRVNEVPGENTLGRLVGFYAAADGHPYELTGDVSPTTDSLRLRDTSHELLNDQNVGPQWLLKQEGSALVGTRAGQPVRLRLLRQPVGVRFSTRTFAAAVLPRPESPQDSVFGQLSMFALVPESGASKDKLAANLARGLRGDSLESKPALSLDALWDEQLAYFTKEYRKEVAPMVSKVLADSTDDYQPLATLSYEQEANTYVLWNEGDLLSIGYFGYDFSGGAHGIYGTYVRSYDTRTGRALGYNDIFKPGTRPQLEGILGRYARPALGLKDGASMAGKLFKNSLPATRNVYLTSGGAVFVYLPYEVASYAQGEISVFVPYSALQAVLKPGLPISSGQAVARN, from the coding sequence ATGAGCTTCCTTTCCCAATCTCGCCCGGCCCGGCTGCTTCGCCTGCTGCCCGCCCCTCTGGCCCTTGGCCTGCTGCTAACGGCCTGTAATTCCGGCTCCGACAAATCAGCCGCCGACACTTCCGACGCGGCTGTAACCGCCGCTCCGGTGGTAGCCCTGACCGATAGCGCCTCTTGGTACCAGCAGTTCCGGGGCGTGCTGCCCGGCTCTACTGATAGCATTACGGTGCACCTGCAGCGCGTAAACGAAGTGCCCGGCGAAAACACGCTGGGTCGTCTCGTCGGCTTCTACGCCGCTGCCGATGGTCATCCGTATGAGCTGACCGGCGACGTGAGTCCCACCACCGACAGCCTGCGCCTGCGCGATACCAGCCACGAACTGCTCAACGACCAGAACGTAGGGCCGCAGTGGCTGCTTAAGCAGGAGGGAAGCGCCCTGGTAGGCACCCGGGCCGGCCAGCCGGTGCGCCTGCGCCTGTTGCGCCAGCCGGTAGGTGTGCGCTTCAGCACCCGGACCTTCGCCGCCGCCGTGCTGCCCCGCCCCGAAAGTCCGCAGGACAGCGTGTTCGGGCAGCTTTCCATGTTTGCGCTGGTTCCCGAATCGGGGGCGAGCAAGGATAAGTTGGCGGCCAACCTGGCCCGGGGCCTGCGTGGCGACTCCCTGGAATCGAAGCCCGCGCTGTCGTTGGATGCTTTGTGGGACGAGCAACTGGCCTATTTCACCAAGGAATACCGCAAGGAAGTGGCCCCAATGGTCAGCAAAGTGCTGGCCGATAGCACTGACGACTACCAGCCCCTGGCCACGCTCAGCTACGAGCAGGAAGCCAACACCTACGTCCTCTGGAACGAGGGCGACCTGTTGAGCATTGGCTACTTCGGCTACGATTTCTCGGGCGGTGCCCACGGCATCTATGGCACCTACGTGCGCAGCTACGATACCCGCACCGGCCGCGCCCTCGGTTACAACGACATCTTCAAGCCCGGCACGCGGCCGCAGCTGGAAGGCATTCTGGGCCGCTACGCCCGGCCGGCCCTGGGCCTGAAAGATGGTGCCTCCATGGCTGGCAAGCTGTTCAAAAACTCGCTGCCCGCCACCCGCAACGTGTACCTGACCAGCGGCGGCGCGGTATTCGTGTACCTGCCCTACGAGGTAGCCTCCTACGCCCAGGGCGAAATCAGCGTGTTTGTACCGTATTCCGCATTGCAGGCGGTATTGAAGCCGGGCCTGCCCATCAGCAGCGGCCAGGCGGTAGCCCGCAACTAG